Proteins encoded by one window of Desulfurobacteriaceae bacterium:
- a CDS encoding CoB--CoM heterodisulfide reductase iron-sulfur subunit B family protein has translation MIKVGFYQGCCFQGQDVHMFETMKETFKMIDVDLLLLEETTCCGGNTIDEESRKLSYTINARNIAIAESKELDLLISCNTCYMVIAKAKKALDTNKKLRDEINQLLKEEGLEYRGTSKIWHLLDFFRDKVGYEKIKKAVKRPLKGWKVAAFYGCHVLYPKEIAIDNSDNPSSLQEILRALGAEVIDDYEERDACCGYHSFFTDKSMTMKKLSRILCNIKKTQADIIATPCPLCFKAFDIYQPQMEKPPMIPASFLPELMAYAFGLSKEVSGLSHHLVEVKKD, from the coding sequence ATGATTAAGGTTGGTTTTTACCAAGGATGCTGTTTTCAAGGACAAGATGTTCACATGTTTGAAACAATGAAAGAAACTTTTAAAATGATAGATGTTGATCTTCTTTTACTTGAAGAGACCACATGTTGTGGCGGAAATACAATAGATGAGGAAAGCAGAAAACTTTCCTATACGATAAATGCAAGAAACATTGCAATTGCAGAAAGTAAAGAATTAGACCTTCTAATTTCTTGCAATACATGTTACATGGTAATAGCTAAAGCGAAGAAAGCACTCGACACAAACAAAAAACTAAGAGATGAAATAAATCAACTTTTAAAAGAAGAGGGCTTAGAATACAGAGGAACCTCCAAAATATGGCATCTTTTAGATTTCTTTAGGGATAAGGTTGGCTATGAAAAAATAAAGAAAGCCGTTAAAAGACCACTTAAAGGTTGGAAAGTAGCTGCATTTTATGGCTGTCATGTCCTGTATCCTAAAGAAATAGCAATAGACAATAGCGATAACCCCTCATCATTACAAGAGATACTTAGAGCTCTTGGAGCAGAGGTGATTGATGATTACGAAGAAAGGGATGCTTGCTGTGGTTACCACTCTTTCTTTACAGATAAAAGCATGACAATGAAGAAACTCAGTAGAATTCTTTGCAACATTAAAAAAACTCAAGCTGACATAATAGCAACCCCTTGTCCTCTATGTTTTAAAGCTTTTGACATCTATCAGCCACAGATGGAAAAACCTCCTATGATACCTGCAAGCTTTTTACCAGAACTAATGGCTTACGCTTTTGGTTTAAGTAAGGAAGTTTCAGGCCTTTCTCACCACTTGGTTGAAGTTAAAAAAGATTAA
- a CDS encoding succinate dehydrogenase/fumarate reductase iron-sulfur subunit translates to MKTVVLKVFRFNPEVDKSPYYQDYEVPVEGTLLDALLYIKERLDPTLSFRVFCRSEVCGSCSVRVNGKTKLACKTPMETLVKTWNRKPLKIDPLNHLNVIRDLVVDIDKPIEKMKTLIPWLVPDPHVVPQDPRHESIIYPEEMEKYKKQIDCMLCFSCYSTCEAVKDNEKYRGPFAFSRAYRFQVDRRDIETAKEKRIRYSISGGLWSCVQCQKCLYVCPKGVRPAEDIQNLRGQSIKKGFTDKPGAKKLKHYVDWIYATGQINRLYLPEEVYGNKEAKDKLTKTYKSMGVEVWEVPKPVKGLLKFRDIYLEVLSKEDKPLELDFSHVRRIDKKVSEIFKADICTIIDKAHESEKSKGLIDKLKELISGGKDD, encoded by the coding sequence ATGAAAACTGTTGTTCTAAAGGTTTTCAGGTTTAATCCTGAAGTTGATAAATCTCCTTACTACCAAGATTACGAAGTTCCAGTAGAAGGTACTCTTCTTGACGCCCTCCTTTACATAAAGGAAAGATTAGACCCTACTCTTTCATTTAGGGTCTTCTGTAGAAGTGAAGTCTGTGGTTCTTGTTCTGTTAGAGTAAACGGAAAAACGAAACTAGCCTGTAAAACGCCAATGGAGACTCTTGTTAAAACTTGGAATAGAAAACCTTTAAAAATAGATCCTTTGAACCACTTAAACGTTATAAGAGATTTAGTTGTAGATATTGATAAACCTATAGAAAAGATGAAGACTCTTATTCCTTGGCTTGTTCCTGACCCCCACGTTGTTCCTCAAGATCCTCGGCACGAAAGCATTATCTATCCCGAGGAAATGGAAAAGTATAAAAAGCAGATTGACTGTATGCTTTGCTTTTCCTGTTATTCCACTTGTGAAGCGGTAAAAGACAATGAAAAATACAGAGGGCCTTTTGCGTTTTCACGGGCATACAGATTTCAGGTTGATAGAAGGGATATAGAGACCGCCAAAGAAAAGAGAATTAGATACTCAATTTCGGGAGGACTTTGGAGCTGTGTTCAGTGCCAAAAATGTCTCTATGTTTGTCCAAAAGGAGTTAGGCCTGCGGAAGACATTCAGAACTTAAGAGGACAGTCAATCAAGAAAGGGTTTACCGACAAACCTGGGGCGAAAAAGCTTAAACATTACGTTGACTGGATATACGCTACAGGTCAGATAAACAGACTGTATCTACCAGAAGAGGTTTACGGTAATAAGGAAGCTAAGGATAAACTTACAAAAACTTACAAGTCAATGGGAGTAGAAGTTTGGGAAGTTCCAAAACCTGTAAAAGGTCTTTTAAAGTTTAGAGATATTTACTTAGAAGTTCTCTCAAAAGAGGATAAACCTTTAGAACTCGATTTCTCCCACGTTAGAAGAATAGACAAGAAAGTTAGTGAAATCTTCAAAGCTGATATATGTACGATTATTGATAAAGCTCACGAAAGTGAAAAGAGCAAAGGGCTCATTGACAAGTTGAAGGAGCTTATCTCAGGGGGAAAAGATGATTAA